A DNA window from Actinomadura luzonensis contains the following coding sequences:
- a CDS encoding GntR family transcriptional regulator, protein MTDQTLGAAHRTLRDEVTAELRRRILSGELAQGERLVEDRLAATLGVSRNPVRESIRVLAAEGFIEVVPRLGATVARLSAEEGEELFDVRMAIEGLAARLAARKRTPASARRLRAVLEQAKEAVEAGRLERVADLNTAFHLAVGEAAGNSYLSLMMTPMLQRAQWVFSQTASVRGPHSWTEHLGLCEAIIAGDEDEAQARAVAHVAAARRSFLAAMGRMPKHPND, encoded by the coding sequence ATGACGGATCAGACGCTGGGCGCGGCCCACCGGACCTTACGCGACGAGGTCACCGCCGAGCTGCGCCGCCGCATCCTGTCCGGCGAGCTGGCCCAGGGCGAGCGGCTGGTCGAGGACCGGCTGGCCGCCACGCTCGGCGTGTCCCGCAACCCGGTGCGCGAGTCCATCCGGGTGCTGGCCGCCGAGGGGTTCATCGAGGTCGTCCCCCGCCTCGGGGCCACGGTCGCGCGGCTCTCGGCCGAGGAGGGCGAGGAGCTGTTCGACGTCCGCATGGCCATCGAAGGGCTCGCGGCGCGGCTGGCCGCGCGCAAGCGCACGCCGGCCTCCGCCCGGCGGCTGCGCGCGGTGCTGGAGCAGGCCAAGGAGGCGGTGGAGGCCGGGCGTCTCGAACGGGTGGCCGACCTCAACACCGCCTTCCACCTGGCGGTGGGCGAGGCGGCGGGCAACTCCTACCTCAGCCTGATGATGACGCCGATGCTGCAGCGGGCGCAGTGGGTCTTCAGCCAGACCGCCTCGGTACGCGGCCCGCACTCCTGGACCGAGCACCTCGGGCTGTGCGAGGCGATCATCGCGGGCGACGAGGACGAGGCCCAGGCCAGAGCGGTCGCGCACGTGGCGGCGGCCCGCCGGTCGTTCCTGGCCGCGATGGGCCGCATGCCAAAACACCCGAACGATTAG